The proteins below are encoded in one region of Alistipes communis:
- a CDS encoding NAD+ synthase: MKIALAQLNYTIGDIEGNKSKIIGAVERAKSEGADLVVFAEQALSGTPALDLLCKTTFIELCEEALDEIASHCGRIAAVVGVPVLTECGTVSAAAVIQHGEVERCISKRFITARREMGFLVQGSGCETITICGERVAVIVGDDLSRTSNFDKSVDLILSINARRFGKGMMTYRYNTMHDLAYVESKRIMLINQVGGSTEIVYDGTSAVVGADGQIELLMKSFEEDFAIFDTRAEHEPIAVPYTTYKDRTRMVYSAAVCGLHDYFGKNGYAKAAIGLSGGIDSAVVACLAVDALGRENVKALLMPSQFSSDHSVVDARELADNLGIAYDVVPITEAYKAVVDTMKPVIGGTAFDATEENIQARLRTVMLMALQNKCGYILLNSSNKSENALGFCTLYGDTAGAFSVTGDLYKGEIYYLARYINKLHDDVIPDSILTKEPSSELHPGQKDSDILPPYEVVDAILFRMIEEGQHREEIVNAGFDAEVVEKIHQMLMRNEKKRYQFPPVLRLSACAFGHERILPLTNKYGD; the protein is encoded by the coding sequence ATGAAAATCGCTCTTGCTCAGTTGAATTATACGATCGGCGACATTGAAGGGAACAAGTCGAAAATCATCGGCGCCGTCGAGCGGGCCAAGTCCGAGGGCGCCGATCTCGTCGTCTTCGCCGAGCAGGCCCTCAGCGGAACGCCCGCCCTGGATCTGTTGTGCAAAACGACGTTTATCGAACTTTGCGAGGAGGCGTTGGACGAGATCGCTTCGCATTGCGGCCGTATCGCGGCCGTCGTGGGTGTTCCCGTGCTGACCGAATGCGGTACGGTGAGCGCCGCCGCCGTCATCCAGCATGGCGAGGTCGAGCGTTGCATAAGCAAGCGTTTCATCACCGCACGCCGCGAAATGGGATTTCTCGTTCAGGGAAGCGGCTGCGAGACGATCACGATCTGCGGCGAGCGGGTGGCCGTCATCGTGGGGGACGACCTGAGCCGCACCTCCAATTTCGACAAGTCGGTCGATCTGATCCTCAGCATCAACGCCCGCCGTTTCGGCAAGGGAATGATGACCTATCGCTACAACACGATGCACGATCTGGCATACGTGGAGTCGAAGCGCATCATGCTCATCAACCAGGTGGGCGGTTCGACCGAAATCGTCTACGACGGCACGTCGGCCGTCGTGGGTGCCGACGGGCAGATCGAACTGCTGATGAAGAGTTTCGAGGAGGATTTCGCGATCTTCGACACGCGGGCCGAGCACGAACCGATCGCAGTGCCCTATACCACCTACAAGGATCGTACCCGCATGGTCTATTCGGCCGCGGTCTGCGGTCTGCACGACTATTTCGGGAAGAACGGCTATGCGAAGGCCGCCATCGGCCTTTCGGGCGGCATCGACTCGGCGGTGGTCGCCTGTCTGGCCGTCGATGCGCTGGGGCGCGAAAACGTCAAGGCGCTGTTGATGCCGTCGCAGTTTTCGTCCGACCACTCGGTGGTCGACGCGCGCGAGCTGGCCGACAATCTGGGAATCGCTTACGACGTGGTTCCGATTACGGAGGCTTACAAGGCCGTCGTCGATACGATGAAACCCGTTATCGGCGGTACGGCGTTCGACGCGACGGAGGAGAACATCCAGGCGCGTCTGCGCACGGTGATGCTGATGGCCCTGCAAAACAAATGCGGGTATATCCTGCTCAACTCCTCGAACAAGAGCGAAAATGCACTCGGTTTCTGTACGCTTTACGGCGATACGGCCGGTGCGTTCAGCGTGACGGGCGACCTCTATAAGGGCGAAATCTACTATCTGGCCCGTTACATCAATAAACTGCACGACGACGTGATTCCCGACAGTATCCTTACGAAGGAGCCGTCGTCGGAGCTGCATCCCGGTCAGAAGGACAGCGACATCCTGCCGCCCTACGAGGTGGTGGACGCCATTCTGTTCCGCATGATCGAGGAGGGGCAGCACCGCGAGGAGATCGTCAATGCGGGTTTCGACGCCGAGGTGGTGGAGAAGATTCACCAGATGCTGATGCGCAACGAGAAGAAGCGTTACCAGTTCCCTCCCGTATTGCGGCTTTCGGCCTGCGCGTTCGGTCACGAACGCATCCTGCCGCTGACCAACAAGTACGGCGATTAG
- a CDS encoding Nif3-like dinuclear metal center hexameric protein translates to MKIKEITDAIERFAPLALQEGYDNAGLVVGDPEREVGRALLAVDVTEEVLAEAEREGCDLVVTHHPIVFHPLKRLNEADYVQRCVARAVRRDIALYACHTNLDSAPNGMSWRLASELGIGSLHVLAPSPDKGEGVGFGVVGELPEAVPTLDYLREAGRRLRVGALRHSRIVHERVRRVAVCTGAGGSLLGEALRAGAELYLTADLKYNDFMAPSGRLTVADIGHFESEYCAIEILFEIFSKNLRTFAVRKSRCSCNPVNYLCL, encoded by the coding sequence ATGAAGATCAAGGAGATAACCGACGCGATCGAGCGTTTCGCGCCGCTTGCGTTGCAGGAGGGATACGACAATGCCGGTCTGGTGGTGGGCGATCCCGAACGGGAGGTCGGCCGTGCCCTGCTGGCCGTGGACGTGACCGAGGAGGTGCTCGCCGAAGCCGAGCGGGAGGGCTGCGACCTCGTCGTGACGCATCATCCGATCGTCTTCCATCCGCTCAAACGACTCAACGAAGCCGATTATGTGCAGCGGTGCGTGGCGCGGGCCGTGCGCCGGGACATCGCGCTCTACGCCTGCCACACCAATCTGGACAGCGCCCCGAACGGCATGAGCTGGCGGCTGGCTTCCGAGTTGGGAATCGGTTCGCTGCATGTGCTGGCGCCGTCGCCCGACAAGGGCGAGGGGGTGGGTTTCGGCGTGGTGGGCGAGCTGCCCGAAGCCGTGCCGACGCTCGACTATCTGCGCGAGGCGGGGCGGCGGCTCCGCGTCGGGGCGTTGCGCCACAGCCGGATCGTGCACGAACGGGTGCGCCGCGTGGCGGTTTGTACCGGTGCCGGCGGGTCGCTCCTCGGCGAAGCCCTGCGTGCGGGCGCCGAGCTCTATCTGACGGCCGATCTGAAATATAACGACTTCATGGCCCCTTCGGGACGGCTCACGGTGGCGGATATCGGCCATTTCGAAAGCGAATATTGCGCAATTGAGATTTTATTTGAGATTTTTTCGAAAAATTTGCGTACCTTTGCCGTTCGCAAGAGCCGCTGCTCTTGCAATCCGGTGAATTACCTTTGTTTATGA
- the rsxC gene encoding electron transport complex subunit RsxC translates to MKTFPIGGVHPSDNKLSRAVAVERFALPDEVRIPLAQHIGAPAVAKVAKGDKVLAGQLIAEAASFMSANIHAPVSGTVTAVDLQPNGQGVRQMMITIKREGDEWVPEVDLTPDLVRECTLEPKEILDRIKAAGIVGMGGATFPTHVKLSVPPGKKAEFLIINGVECEPYLTSDHRTMLEKGEELMVGTTILMRALGVKQAQIGIENNKPDAIAFLRELSKHYEGVRVTPLKVRYPQGGEKQLIAAVTGRQVPPPPGLPIDVGAVVCNASTTVAVYEAVQKRKPLVERIVTVTGKGMKTPSNYLVRMGTPIASLVEAAGGLPEGDVKVLNGGPMMGRAMVDLSSPVTKGCSGITVLGGAEAQRGAESACIKCAKCVQACPMGLEPYLLSKLSRKQLWERLEGEEVTSCIECGCCQFTCPADLPLLDYIRLGKQRVMGLIRARAAANAPKK, encoded by the coding sequence ATGAAGACATTTCCCATCGGCGGTGTTCATCCGTCGGATAACAAATTGTCGCGGGCCGTGGCCGTCGAGCGCTTCGCGCTGCCCGACGAAGTGCGGATTCCGCTGGCACAGCATATCGGCGCGCCGGCCGTGGCGAAGGTCGCCAAAGGCGACAAGGTGCTCGCGGGGCAGTTGATCGCCGAAGCCGCGAGTTTCATGTCGGCCAACATCCACGCTCCGGTTTCGGGCACGGTGACGGCCGTCGACCTGCAACCCAACGGGCAGGGGGTGCGTCAGATGATGATTACGATCAAGCGCGAAGGCGACGAGTGGGTGCCGGAAGTCGATCTTACGCCCGATCTGGTGCGCGAATGCACGCTCGAACCCAAAGAGATTCTCGACCGGATCAAGGCGGCCGGCATCGTCGGCATGGGCGGTGCGACCTTCCCCACGCACGTGAAGCTGTCGGTACCTCCCGGTAAGAAAGCCGAATTCCTGATTATCAACGGAGTGGAGTGCGAACCTTACCTTACCTCCGATCATCGCACGATGCTCGAAAAGGGCGAGGAGCTGATGGTCGGTACGACGATCCTGATGCGTGCGCTGGGCGTGAAGCAGGCGCAGATCGGTATCGAGAACAACAAACCCGACGCCATCGCGTTCCTGCGCGAGTTGTCGAAGCATTACGAGGGCGTGCGGGTCACGCCGCTGAAAGTACGCTATCCGCAGGGCGGCGAGAAGCAACTGATCGCCGCCGTGACGGGGCGTCAGGTGCCGCCTCCGCCGGGTCTTCCGATCGACGTGGGCGCCGTGGTATGCAACGCTTCGACGACGGTGGCCGTCTACGAGGCCGTGCAGAAGCGCAAGCCGCTCGTCGAGCGGATCGTGACGGTGACGGGCAAGGGCATGAAGACGCCGTCGAACTATCTGGTGCGCATGGGTACGCCGATCGCGTCGCTCGTCGAGGCGGCGGGCGGTCTGCCCGAAGGCGACGTGAAGGTGCTCAACGGCGGCCCGATGATGGGACGCGCGATGGTCGACCTGTCGTCGCCCGTCACGAAGGGCTGTTCGGGCATTACGGTGCTCGGCGGCGCCGAGGCGCAGCGCGGCGCGGAGAGCGCCTGCATCAAATGCGCCAAATGCGTGCAGGCCTGCCCGATGGGGCTGGAACCCTATCTGCTCTCGAAACTCTCGCGCAAACAGTTGTGGGAGCGTCTCGAAGGCGAGGAGGTCACCTCGTGCATCGAATGCGGATGCTGCCAGTTCACCTGTCCGGCCGACCTGCCGCTGCTGGACTACATCCGGTTGGGCAAGCAGCGGGTCATGGGGCTGATTCGCGCCCGTGCGGCGGCCAACGCTCCGAAAAAATAG
- a CDS encoding RnfABCDGE type electron transport complex subunit B: MEVLLYTILTLCVLGVLAAIVLYFVARKFRVEEDPRIDVVEKMLPGANCGGCGFAGCRGMADALVKREDISELFCPVGGAEVMKQCAAYLGKTAPEKEAQTATVRCGGTCAKRPRTNRFDGARSCAVAASLYVGETGCAYGCLGFGDCVSACAFGALSMDPETGLPVVDADKCTACGACVKACPKGIIELRKRWPKHRAVYVSCVSKDKGAVVMKACKAGCIGCGKCVKVCAFDAIKVENNLAYIDPLKCKLCRKCVNECPTGAIRLVGMEPLPREPKAAPAAAVKPAPAKSADGESPKSE, from the coding sequence ATGGAAGTATTGCTTTATACGATCCTGACACTTTGCGTGCTGGGAGTATTGGCGGCGATCGTGCTCTATTTCGTCGCCCGGAAGTTCCGCGTCGAGGAAGATCCCCGCATCGATGTGGTGGAGAAGATGCTGCCCGGTGCGAACTGCGGCGGCTGCGGCTTCGCCGGCTGTCGGGGAATGGCCGACGCGCTGGTCAAACGCGAGGATATTTCCGAGCTGTTCTGTCCGGTGGGCGGCGCCGAGGTGATGAAGCAGTGCGCAGCGTATCTGGGCAAGACGGCTCCCGAAAAGGAGGCGCAGACCGCGACCGTACGTTGCGGCGGAACGTGCGCCAAGCGTCCCCGCACGAACCGGTTCGACGGTGCACGGTCATGCGCCGTGGCTGCGTCGCTCTACGTGGGGGAGACGGGCTGTGCCTACGGCTGTCTGGGTTTCGGCGACTGCGTGAGCGCGTGCGCTTTCGGTGCGCTCTCGATGGACCCCGAAACGGGACTTCCGGTGGTCGACGCCGACAAGTGCACCGCCTGCGGCGCCTGCGTCAAGGCCTGTCCGAAGGGGATCATCGAACTGCGCAAGCGGTGGCCCAAGCACCGCGCCGTCTATGTGTCGTGCGTCTCGAAGGACAAGGGGGCCGTGGTGATGAAGGCCTGCAAGGCGGGCTGTATCGGCTGCGGCAAGTGCGTAAAGGTCTGTGCGTTCGACGCGATCAAGGTGGAGAACAACCTGGCTTACATCGATCCGTTGAAGTGCAAACTGTGCCGTAAGTGCGTCAACGAATGCCCTACGGGCGCGATCCGTCTGGTGGGCATGGAGCCGCTGCCGCGCGAACCGAAGGCCGCTCCGGCCGCCGCCGTGAAACCCGCGCCGGCGAAATCTGCGGACGGCGAGTCCCCGAAGAGTGAATAA
- a CDS encoding deoxynucleoside kinase — MYIAIAGNIGSGKTTLTEILTRHYNAKAYYEESNNPYIGDFYNDMQRWAFHLQIYFLGSRIQQTLDMLASGDDVIVQDRTIYEDAHIFADNLHQMGLMSTRDLETYMGIFRLGSGFIPRPDLLIYLRASVPTLTAQIRKRGRDYEMNIDEDYLCRLNAKYEHWVNDIYDGEVLLVDKDTEDFVENPAVLEKICRRIDRLRNEQKR, encoded by the coding sequence ATGTACATTGCAATTGCGGGAAATATCGGCAGCGGAAAGACGACGTTGACCGAGATACTGACCCGGCACTACAACGCGAAGGCCTACTATGAGGAGAGCAACAATCCTTATATCGGCGATTTCTACAACGACATGCAGCGGTGGGCGTTCCACCTGCAAATCTATTTTCTGGGCAGTCGTATCCAGCAGACGCTCGATATGCTCGCATCGGGCGACGACGTGATCGTTCAGGATCGCACGATCTACGAGGACGCCCACATCTTCGCCGACAACCTGCACCAGATGGGGCTGATGTCGACGCGCGATTTGGAGACCTATATGGGGATTTTCCGGCTCGGTTCGGGGTTCATTCCCCGCCCCGATCTGCTGATCTATCTTCGGGCGAGCGTGCCGACGCTCACCGCGCAGATCCGCAAACGCGGGCGCGACTACGAAATGAATATCGACGAGGACTACCTCTGCCGTCTGAATGCCAAGTACGAACACTGGGTCAACGACATCTACGACGGCGAAGTGCTCCTGGTCGACAAGGATACGGAGGATTTCGTGGAGAATCCCGCCGTGTTGGAGAAGATTTGCCGGCGGATCGACCGGTTGCGTAACGAACAGAAGCGTTGA
- a CDS encoding RnfABCDGE type electron transport complex subunit D gives MANQFFVAPSPHVHSAESTTKIMRDVVIALLPALVVSALLFGWSVLGVTALSVVCCVVFEYLIQRFMLRGAPTVGNLSAVVTGVLLAFNLPASIPWWIVVIGAFVAIAIGKMTFGGLGKNPFNPALVGRVFLLIAYPAQMTSFPQPAGAVADAFSGATPLAAVKFGAVSASAIDYQDMLFGSIPGSLGEVAALALLAGFVYLLWRRVITWHVPVTILATMALFAFFVALGRGWTGSLLYEFPAFHVLAGGAILGAVFMATDYSTSPMTVRGGVIYAVGIGVITMCIRLWGAYPEGMSFAILVMNATVPLINRSVKPKRFGAKK, from the coding sequence ATGGCAAATCAATTTTTTGTCGCGCCGTCGCCGCATGTCCACAGTGCGGAGTCCACGACGAAGATCATGCGCGACGTGGTGATCGCGCTGCTGCCCGCGCTGGTCGTCTCGGCGCTGCTCTTCGGTTGGAGCGTGCTGGGCGTTACGGCGCTGTCGGTGGTGTGCTGCGTCGTGTTCGAGTATCTGATCCAGCGGTTCATGCTGCGCGGCGCTCCGACTGTGGGAAACCTCTCGGCGGTGGTGACCGGCGTGCTGCTGGCCTTCAACCTTCCGGCGTCGATTCCGTGGTGGATCGTCGTGATCGGCGCTTTCGTGGCCATCGCCATCGGCAAGATGACCTTCGGCGGTCTGGGCAAGAACCCGTTCAACCCCGCGCTGGTCGGGCGTGTCTTCCTGCTGATCGCCTATCCTGCCCAGATGACGTCGTTCCCGCAGCCGGCCGGTGCCGTGGCCGATGCCTTTTCGGGTGCTACGCCGCTGGCGGCGGTCAAGTTCGGGGCGGTGTCGGCCTCGGCGATCGACTATCAGGACATGCTCTTCGGGTCGATTCCCGGCTCGCTGGGCGAAGTGGCTGCGCTGGCGCTGCTGGCGGGTTTCGTCTATCTGCTGTGGCGTCGGGTCATCACGTGGCATGTTCCGGTGACGATTCTGGCCACCATGGCCCTGTTCGCCTTTTTCGTGGCTCTCGGCCGCGGTTGGACGGGCAGCCTGCTCTACGAGTTTCCCGCTTTCCACGTGCTGGCGGGCGGCGCCATTCTGGGTGCGGTCTTCATGGCCACCGATTACTCCACCTCGCCGATGACCGTGCGCGGCGGTGTGATCTACGCCGTGGGGATCGGCGTCATCACGATGTGCATCCGCCTGTGGGGCGCCTATCCCGAGGGCATGTCGTTTGCGATTCTGGTGATGAACGCCACCGTGCCCCTTATCAATCGATCTGTCAAACCCAAGCGTTTCGGCGCCAAAAAGTAG
- a CDS encoding methyltransferase RsmF C-terminal domain-like protein: MLPAKFVERVLRELGPDEGGALCRALTGEPSVSVRLNAAKGLAAPSGRPIGWSSGGYWLDARPSFTLDPDFHAGRYYVQEASSQFVGHIVAACGGIGGGRVLDLCAAPGGKTTLYSTLAGRGGLVVANEIVRNRAAVLADNVRKWGVGNVVVTVNDPSQVARLEGWFDAVAVDAPCSGEGMFRKSEEARTEWSEAGVALCAERQRGILREAWRALRPGGLLLYSTCTFNFTENEGVLRDFSAWAAGETEPAERIAVDPAWGVVCGAEGDFQTFRFYPHRVEGEGFFAAAVRKRAAGGERRRVLRPQRDPLAWADRRAVQELERWVEEPEAMRFAAVGDTFYGYWQPQAEAVAMLSGVLNVIASGVEMGQLFKGVLRPAHALALFTGLRRGAAAVCELPPEEALRYLRRGEVAADRFAEGMNLVTADGAALGFAKRIGRRCNNLYPNSLRILKG, from the coding sequence ATGCTGCCTGCGAAATTCGTCGAACGCGTCCTGCGCGAACTGGGTCCGGACGAGGGCGGCGCGTTGTGCCGTGCGCTGACGGGCGAACCGTCCGTTTCGGTGCGGCTCAATGCGGCCAAGGGACTCGCCGCACCCTCCGGCCGTCCGATCGGTTGGAGCTCGGGGGGATACTGGCTCGATGCCCGTCCGTCGTTTACGCTCGACCCCGATTTTCACGCAGGACGCTACTATGTGCAGGAGGCGTCGTCGCAGTTCGTCGGCCATATCGTCGCGGCGTGCGGCGGAATCGGGGGCGGACGCGTGCTCGATCTGTGCGCCGCTCCGGGAGGGAAGACGACCCTCTATTCGACGCTTGCGGGGCGCGGCGGGCTGGTCGTAGCGAACGAGATCGTCCGCAACCGTGCCGCCGTGCTGGCCGACAATGTCCGTAAATGGGGCGTGGGCAACGTGGTCGTGACGGTCAACGATCCGTCGCAGGTCGCCCGTCTCGAAGGGTGGTTCGACGCGGTGGCGGTCGATGCGCCCTGCTCGGGCGAGGGGATGTTCCGCAAGTCGGAGGAGGCGCGCACGGAGTGGAGCGAGGCCGGCGTAGCGCTGTGCGCCGAACGGCAGCGGGGTATTCTGCGCGAAGCGTGGCGGGCCCTGCGTCCCGGCGGATTGCTGTTGTACAGCACTTGTACCTTCAACTTTACGGAGAACGAAGGAGTGCTGCGCGACTTCTCGGCCTGGGCGGCCGGCGAGACCGAACCTGCCGAACGGATCGCGGTCGATCCGGCGTGGGGCGTCGTGTGCGGCGCGGAGGGCGATTTCCAGACCTTCCGCTTCTATCCCCACAGGGTGGAGGGCGAGGGCTTTTTCGCGGCGGCGGTGCGCAAACGTGCCGCCGGCGGCGAGCGGCGGCGAGTGCTCAGACCGCAGCGCGACCCGCTGGCGTGGGCCGACCGCCGTGCCGTGCAGGAGTTGGAGCGGTGGGTGGAGGAGCCCGAAGCGATGCGGTTCGCTGCCGTGGGCGATACGTTCTACGGCTATTGGCAGCCGCAGGCGGAGGCCGTGGCGATGCTTTCGGGTGTGTTGAACGTCATTGCGTCGGGGGTGGAGATGGGACAGCTTTTCAAGGGCGTTCTCCGGCCGGCCCATGCGCTGGCGCTCTTCACGGGGCTGCGCCGCGGGGCTGCGGCCGTGTGCGAGTTGCCGCCGGAGGAGGCGCTGCGCTACCTGCGTCGCGGCGAGGTGGCTGCCGACCGTTTCGCGGAAGGGATGAATCTGGTGACGGCCGACGGTGCGGCGCTGGGATTCGCCAAGCGGATCGGGCGCCGTTGCAACAATCTGTATCCGAATTCGCTCAGGATACTCAAAGGATAG
- a CDS encoding zinc ribbon domain-containing protein, producing MAAQKKTAEVDYSMQEKILALYELQKIDSKIDEINKIKGELPLEVQDLEDELAGLNTRIEHINGEIEELNALTKQRKREVDQAKILIGNYKEQQNNVRNNREFDAITKEIEYQELEIELAEKRLKEYAAAVKAKKALLEETEGIVADRKADLEVKQGELKSIEEETASQVAEFGEQADVAKAKIDERLLAAYNRIRSNVHNGLAVVTVKRDACGGCFNRIPPQRQADIRQGKKIIICEYCGRILVADPDGAEE from the coding sequence ATGGCAGCACAGAAGAAAACAGCCGAAGTCGATTACTCCATGCAGGAGAAAATTCTGGCACTCTACGAGTTGCAGAAAATCGATTCGAAGATCGACGAAATCAACAAAATCAAAGGCGAGCTTCCGTTGGAGGTACAGGATCTGGAAGATGAGTTGGCCGGTCTGAACACCCGTATCGAGCATATCAACGGCGAGATCGAGGAGTTGAACGCCCTGACGAAACAGCGTAAGCGCGAGGTGGACCAGGCCAAAATCCTCATCGGCAACTATAAGGAGCAGCAGAACAACGTGCGCAACAACCGCGAGTTCGACGCCATTACCAAGGAGATCGAGTATCAGGAGCTCGAAATCGAACTGGCCGAAAAGCGTCTCAAAGAGTACGCGGCCGCTGTCAAGGCCAAGAAGGCGCTGCTGGAAGAGACCGAAGGGATCGTCGCCGACCGGAAAGCCGATTTGGAGGTAAAACAGGGCGAGTTGAAGAGTATCGAGGAGGAGACGGCTTCGCAGGTCGCCGAATTCGGCGAGCAGGCGGATGTCGCCAAGGCCAAGATCGACGAGCGCCTGCTGGCAGCCTACAACCGGATTCGCAGCAACGTGCACAACGGGTTGGCCGTAGTGACCGTCAAGCGCGATGCGTGCGGCGGCTGCTTCAATCGGATTCCGCCTCAGCGCCAGGCCGATATCCGTCAGGGCAAGAAGATCATCATCTGCGAATACTGCGGTCGTATTCTGGTCGCCGACCCCGACGGCGCGGAAGAGTAG
- a CDS encoding SoxR reducing system RseC family protein, translating to MTRPIEHIATVVRAGDGVVEVELTAQSACASCHARMACGMGESTRKRIEIATPEASAFTAGERVTVSVERNMGMTAVLWAYVVPFVVLLGALVAASLAGWGDGAAALSAVGGIALYYGALYLLRERLEKKIHFKIHKQ from the coding sequence ATGACGCGGCCGATCGAACATATCGCCACGGTTGTACGCGCGGGCGATGGAGTCGTGGAGGTGGAGCTCACGGCGCAGAGCGCCTGTGCCTCCTGCCACGCACGTATGGCGTGCGGTATGGGCGAATCGACCCGAAAACGGATCGAGATCGCGACGCCCGAGGCCTCGGCCTTCACGGCGGGGGAGCGCGTAACGGTCTCGGTGGAGCGGAATATGGGCATGACTGCGGTCCTTTGGGCCTACGTCGTGCCCTTCGTCGTGTTGTTGGGGGCGCTTGTGGCCGCATCGCTGGCCGGCTGGGGCGACGGTGCGGCCGCGCTGTCGGCTGTGGGCGGCATCGCTCTCTATTACGGGGCGCTCTACCTGCTGCGGGAGCGGTTGGAGAAGAAAATTCATTTCAAAATTCATAAACAATAA
- a CDS encoding MerR family transcriptional regulator, producing MAKKLFYSMGEVSEMFDVNPSLIRHWESKFEVLKPQKNKKGNRMFTPEDVENLKLIYHLVKERGMTLDGARRALKGGGMPGVARDMELLERLQSIRAQLVEVRNELKESAERAIVVDSDVPEAAPAPVAPAAEVPAVQSQARRRGRRKKEEPEHKELFAFYEQSLF from the coding sequence ATGGCAAAGAAACTGTTTTATTCGATGGGCGAGGTGTCGGAGATGTTCGATGTGAACCCCTCTCTGATCCGGCATTGGGAGTCGAAATTCGAGGTGCTGAAACCGCAGAAGAACAAGAAGGGCAACCGGATGTTCACGCCCGAGGACGTGGAGAACCTCAAACTGATCTATCATCTGGTCAAGGAGCGCGGGATGACGCTCGACGGCGCCCGGCGGGCGTTGAAGGGAGGCGGTATGCCGGGCGTGGCGCGCGATATGGAGCTGCTGGAGCGGTTGCAGTCGATCCGCGCGCAGCTCGTTGAGGTGCGCAACGAGTTGAAGGAGAGTGCCGAACGGGCGATCGTAGTCGATTCCGACGTGCCCGAAGCGGCACCGGCGCCGGTTGCGCCGGCGGCAGAGGTTCCCGCGGTACAGTCGCAGGCCCGGCGGCGCGGACGCCGCAAGAAGGAGGAGCCCGAACATAAGGAGTTATTCGCGTTTTACGAACAGTCGCTTTTCTGA